A stretch of Drosophila gunungcola strain Sukarami chromosome 3L unlocalized genomic scaffold, Dgunungcola_SK_2 000002F, whole genome shotgun sequence DNA encodes these proteins:
- the LOC128257769 gene encoding female-specific protein transformer isoform X1, with protein sequence MLQTVEAEQINTYSRRSSSRSRSRRERENHGRPRENRGRARECERKREDHKVPYFTDEVRERDRVMRLHQRSPRSGRRTRSRSRSQSSERASRHRRQRARSRSRNRSTERRQRQRTPHRYNPPPKIINYYVQVPAQDFYGMYGTYGMAPPPRFGFQRPPRPPPFPSATYLPRFRHRPPFLGAHRFGYRNAWQPPN encoded by the exons ATGTTGCAAACAGTCGAAGCTGAGCAAATAAACACTT ACTCCCGCAGGTCCAGTTCCCGATCGCGATCTCGGCGAGAAAGAGAAAACCATGGAAGACCGAGGGAAAACCGTGGTCGGGCAAGGGAATGTGAGCGGAAACGGGAGGACCACAAGGTTCCCTACTTCACGGATGAGGTACGGGAACGGGATCGAGTGATGAGACTGCACCAAAGATCCCCCAGATCCGGCAGACGCACCCGCTCCAGATCTAGATCTCAGTCATCCGAGCGGGCGAGCAGGCACAGAAGGCAACGCGCCCGCTCGAGGAGTCGGAATCGCAGCACCGAGCGGAGGCAGCGCCAAAGAACTCCACACCGGTACAATCCGCCGCCAAAGATCATCAACTACTATGTGCAAGTGCCAGCACAGGATTTCTAC GGGATGTATGGGACATATGGCATGGCCCCGCCGCCAAGGTTTGGATTCCAGCGACCACCACGTCCTCCGCCCTTCCCGTCGGCCACTTACCTACCTAGATTCCGCCATCGCCCTCCATTCCTGGGAGCGCACCGCTTCGGGTATAGAAACGCGTGGCAACCACCAAATTAG
- the LOC128257769 gene encoding female-specific protein transformer isoform X2, producing the protein MDADSSGAGHRDSRRSSSRSRSRRERENHGRPRENRGRARECERKREDHKVPYFTDEVRERDRVMRLHQRSPRSGRRTRSRSRSQSSERASRHRRQRARSRSRNRSTERRQRQRTPHRYNPPPKIINYYVQVPAQDFYGMYGTYGMAPPPRFGFQRPPRPPPFPSATYLPRFRHRPPFLGAHRFGYRNAWQPPN; encoded by the exons ATGGACGCAGACAGCAGTGGAGCCGGGCATCGAG ACTCCCGCAGGTCCAGTTCCCGATCGCGATCTCGGCGAGAAAGAGAAAACCATGGAAGACCGAGGGAAAACCGTGGTCGGGCAAGGGAATGTGAGCGGAAACGGGAGGACCACAAGGTTCCCTACTTCACGGATGAGGTACGGGAACGGGATCGAGTGATGAGACTGCACCAAAGATCCCCCAGATCCGGCAGACGCACCCGCTCCAGATCTAGATCTCAGTCATCCGAGCGGGCGAGCAGGCACAGAAGGCAACGCGCCCGCTCGAGGAGTCGGAATCGCAGCACCGAGCGGAGGCAGCGCCAAAGAACTCCACACCGGTACAATCCGCCGCCAAAGATCATCAACTACTATGTGCAAGTGCCAGCACAGGATTTCTAC GGGATGTATGGGACATATGGCATGGCCCCGCCGCCAAGGTTTGGATTCCAGCGACCACCACGTCCTCCGCCCTTCCCGTCGGCCACTTACCTACCTAGATTCCGCCATCGCCCTCCATTCCTGGGAGCGCACCGCTTCGGGTATAGAAACGCGTGGCAACCACCAAATTAG
- the LOC128257740 gene encoding uncharacterized protein LOC128257740 encodes MDKSSGRGSQGSGSYMDQNSLGILNMDNLKVFGDLSSFSKSSRRSGVSRDSSGVHERLREERMRALETLEKPRPTRPSQAKSTALQKRSTTNISELVTDETIDLNSSVSFALATPAPKGTNISFEPAEITGRSTLCQGGKQRRREKPSLSVAEILKSSFVEKARLLEKKLHDASQLEASYHLSRANSSSVTDSFSCSRSLPRTADMSDLSLNGGGGFSFGSTSLAEAAGQNESFAPAELMQSKLVLGEISWAQEFTAMPTATLSTQAMQKIAAPPPTSEIETSVSNSVLAGDPDFSLGNYFQTRSENIWNIVRDDSPDRSRSIQALREPEPNMTLESVGEKTPQPDNKTYTKTDAIADSNLGRNLMRKKQQDRIQTVLKANNGLAAQEPKRPPSSSEILSLSAIDKALRDIDLNSDTSTVEVVNHLWERGRGKNYENEENKENQSRASNAERTLCSNKLTDTMSFTDSVLNSTDFRHLQDSISRKPLSPLADQPQITISRAETEPVETEVEADIDEWPSTPVKEPSRRVRRTKISPRTASPASSDGLRPLTCTEDENDDEDKTPVNKKRVSISTVGLIPRNPSSLSSTRLDGCDVAVASSTERDFGISPNLAKNLSPMSSPRSCLSSPLLDSTTSSERRQLMSGAVRKANSSPAGSEASSTSGFTTSGRRGPGSSSTTAPRSVSRCSNSSEFSHRDGKLLPLKVTHTSLCWGSTKLRTDVRKSMQVKNTADKRLVIRLGIQGPGFQLVGTESSTITLQAMECRSVVINFCPTVCGAAIGALSFYAPSGAHNSSQPGLEIPLYGYGGSASITIQGLLKGPVGASFLTIGDVCELSAGPLSASLRFHNKGPLTAFVGISVDSTVLMKLRLSEAFDVRPSRMILPPNSEGSVQIVFRPNREDLKNILKKTAQVLTLANMRIFCGDEPNRQRMRSLVQRMSSRQREKLTSPMLDSIWGGFPEEQPVRNIGLLNEPPEFILDLVTVVRIIDVALTLNRDFDESSESSLMFLPEAEETVLFRTICVPSSPTPTQSNLLEPVDELLEADTTTLMPVERNWSVEPTSLEFDAGGSPLATLSVTNSFRSRQLIEVSCSIPELVRISPSECYVAPDGGRVEIDVRLLRSPRRDLLEKEPLIMVSMENERINVPLSFKF; translated from the exons ATGGACAAGAGCAGTGGAAGAGGTAGCCAGGGAAGCGGCAGCTACATGGACCAGAATTCGCTGGGCATCCTAAACATGGACAACCTTAAGG TCTTTGGTGATCTGTCCAGCTTCAGTAAGAGCAGCCGGAGGAGCGGCGTTAGTCGGGACTCTTCCGGCGTCCACGAACGCCTGCGGGAAGAGCGGATGCGTGCCCTGGAGACCCTGGAGAAACCTCGCCCCACGCGTCCCAGCCAAGCGAAGAGCACTGCCCTCCAAAAGCGCTCCACCACAAACATCTCGGAGCTGGTGACCGACGAGACCATCGACCTGAACAGCAGTGTCTCCTTTGCCCTGGCCACGCCCGCCCCCAAGGGCACCAACATATCCTTTGAGCCCGCAGAGATCACTGGCAGATCAACCCTCTGCCAGGGGGGCAAACAGCGCCGACGGGAGAAGCCATCCCTTTCCGTGGCCGAAATCCTCAAATCCTCCTTCGTGGAGAAGGCCCGCCTGCTGGAAAAGAAGCTGCACGATGCCAGCCAGCTAGAGGCCAGCTACCATTTGTCCCGGGCCAACTCCAGCAGTGTCACGGACTCGTTCAGCTGCTCCCGCAGTTTGCCGCGCACTGCGGATATGAGTGACCTCAGTCTCAACGGCGGAGGGGGATTCTCTTTTGGCTCCACCTCGCTGGCGGAGGCGGCTGGCCAGAATGAGAGCTTCGCCCCCGCCGAGCTAATGCAGTCCAAGTTGGTGCTGGGCGAAATCTCGTGGGCTCAAGAGTTTACGGCCATGCCGACGGCTACTTTGAGCACCCAGGCCATGCAGAAGATCGCTGCTCCGCCACCCACATCCGAAATAGAAACCTCTGTGTCCAA CTCTGTCTTGGCCGGAGATCCGGATTTCTCTCTGGGGAACTACTTTCAGACGCGCTCGGAGAACATATGGAACATAGTGAGGGACGACAGCCCGGATCGCAGTCGTTCTATTCAGGCACTACGAGAACCAGAACCAAACATGACTCTGGAGTCCGTAGGCGAGAAGACACCGCAGCCGGACAATAAGACCTACACCAAGACGGACGCCATTGCAGACTCGAATTTGGGACGCAATCTTATGCGAAAGAAGCAGCAAGATCGTATTCAGACTGTGCTGAAGGCCAACAATGGCCTGGCGGCTCAAGAGCCCAAGCGCCCGCCCTCAAGTTCCGAGATCCTGAGTCTCTCGGCCATCGATAAAGCTCTAAGGGATATCGATCTCAATTCGGATACATCCACCGTGGAGGTAGTCAACCACCTATGGGAGCGTGGTCGTGGGAAGAATTACGAAAACGAGGAGAACAAGGAGAACCAGAGCCGCGCCTCAAATGCGGAGCGCACTCTGTGCTCCAACAAGCTCACGGACACCATGAGCTTCACGGACTCTGTACTGAATTCCACGGACTTTCGTCACCTCCAGGACAGCATCTCGCGCAAACCTCTCAGTCCGCTGGCGGACCAGCCGCAGATCACCATCAGCCGTGCGGAAACCGAACCCGTGGAGACGGAGGTCGAGGCCGACATCGACGAGTGGCCCTCGACACCGGTGAAGGAGCCCAGCCGCAGAGTGAGGCGTACTAAGATTTCACCCCGAACCGCCAGTCCGGCGAGCAGCGATGGACTACGTCCTTTAACCTGCACCGAGGACGAAAACGATGACGAGGACAAGACGCCGGTAAACAAGAAGAGGGTCTCGATCTCCACAGTGGGCCTGATTCCTCGCAATCCCTCATCCTTGAGCAGTACTCGATTGGATGGATGCGATGTCGCCGTTGCCTCTTCCACCGAGCGCGACTTCGGCATTTCCCCGAACCTGGCCAAGAACCTGTCGCCCATGTCCTCGCCGAGAAGCTGCCTCTCGTCTCCACTGCTGGACAGCACCACCAGTTCCGAGCGCCGGCAGCTGATGAGCGGTGCTGTCCGCAAGGCCAACTCTTCGCCAGCGGGAAGCGAGGCGAGTTCCACCAGCGGGTTTACCACGAGCGGAAGACGTGGACCTGGTTCCAGCTCTACCACTGCACCGCGTAGTGTGTCGCGATGCTCCAACTCCAGTGAGTTTAGCCACCGGGACGGCAAGCTGCTCCCCTTGAAGGTGACCCACACTAGCCTGTGCTGGGGCAGCACCAAGCTGCGAACAGACGTGCGCAAGTCCATGCAGGTGAAGAACACGGCGGACAAGCGACTTGTCATCCGGCTGGGCATCCAGGGACCCGGCTTCCAGCTCGTGGGCACCGAAAGCAGCACAATCACACTGCAGGCCATGGAATGCCGCTCGGTGGTGATTAACTTCTGTCCCACTGTCTGTGGAGCGGCCATCGGGGCATTGTCCTTCTATGCGCCGTCAGGAGCCCACAACAGCAGCCAGCCTGGCCTAGAGATTCCGCTGTACGGCTACGGCGGCAGTGCGTCCATCACCATACAGGGTCTGCTAAAGGGTCCGGTGGGCGCCAGCTTCCTCACCATCGGCGATGTATGCGAGCTATCCGCCGGTCCCCTTTCGGCCAGTCTCCGGTTCCACAACAAGGGCCCGCTAACCGCCTTTGTGGGCATCTCAGTGGACTCCACCGTGCTGATGAAACTGCGCTTGAGCGAGGCCTTCGATGTGCGGCCTAGCCGAATGATCCTGCCGCCCAATAGCGAGGGTAGCGTGCAGATCGTCTTTCGACCGAATCGCGAGGACTTGAAGAACATACTGAAGAAGACCGCCCAGGTGCTGACGCTGGCCAACATGCGAATTTTCTGCGGGGACGAGCCCAACAGACAGCGCATGCGCAGCCTGGTCCAGAGGATGAGCTCCCGGCAGCGGGAGAAGCTCACCTCCCCGATGCTGGACAGCATCTGGGGCGGATTTCCGGAAGAGCAGCCAGTCCGAAACATAGGCCTGCTCAACGAGCCGCCCGAATTCATCCTCGATCTGGTCACTGTTGTGCGAATTATCGATGTGGCACTCACCCTCAATCGGGACTTCGACGAGTCCTCCGAGAGCTCGCTAATGTTCCTGCCGGAAGCCGAGGAAACTGTCTTATTTCGGACGATCTGTGTGCCTAGTTCGCCAACGCCAACACAGAGCAATCTGCTGGAGCCCGTGGATGAACTGTTGGAGGCGGACACCACTACCCTAATGCCCGTTGAGAGGAATTGGTCCGTGGAACCCACCTCGCTGGAATTCGATGCCGGCGGATCTCCCCTGGCCACTTTGTCCGTCACGAACAGCTTTCGCTCCAGGCAGCTCATCGAGGTGAGCTGCAGCATCCCGGAGCTGGTGCGGATCAGTCCCAGCGAGTGCTATGTGGCTCCGGATGGCGGTCGGGTGGAGATCGATGTCCGCCTGCTCCGCTCGCCCAGGCGCGATTTGCTGGAGAAGGAGCCTCTCATCATGGTCTCCATGGAGAACGAGCGCATCAATGTGCCACTtagctttaagttttaa